From Calothrix sp. PCC 6303, a single genomic window includes:
- a CDS encoding IS1182 family transposase — MRPLIWEPPISLSSKEEKVAKRIRKAKLFVFLRQIRHELFDPDFQTELARVFKDSSVGLSPIPPAQLALAVILQAYTGVSDDEAIEAIEMDRRWQLVLDCLDCEQAPFGKGTLVRFRALLMSKSLDQRIVAKTVEMAHFHEGYNPKSLKVALDSSPLWGAARVEDTYNLLGHALRKALFVIAQNYEQDDSGVTGVTATIGAEIITGTSLKAALDLDWDDPEARNVALSTILQTLDSVESWVKQKTDLDEKTSTQVNKSIEDARQIESQDVEEKSDGSPKLRKGVAKDRRISIEDEDMRHGRKSRSQKIDGYKRHIFKDLELQMVRAVGVTRANEPEASVTMAIEFDLNAQNVTTLDIKELHIDRAYLASHWVKQRTPDMTIICKAWKVRNGNFFDKNAFVLDWENHFIRCPNGVSLPFNEGTVVHFPKHECQTCPLRSQCTESKQGRSISIHPDESLLVELRERQTTQSGREKLRERVSVEHSLAHIGQWQGDKARYIGLRKNLFDLRRMAVVHNLHVLARMFETNNKEISNFNNSYSA; from the coding sequence ATGCGTCCATTAATATGGGAACCTCCAATCTCCCTGTCAAGCAAAGAAGAAAAAGTTGCGAAACGTATACGCAAAGCAAAGTTATTTGTATTTTTGCGGCAAATACGACACGAATTATTTGACCCAGACTTCCAAACGGAGTTAGCAAGGGTATTCAAGGACAGTAGTGTTGGTTTATCTCCAATACCACCAGCACAACTTGCACTTGCAGTAATTTTACAAGCATATACAGGGGTTTCAGATGACGAGGCAATAGAAGCGATTGAAATGGATAGGCGATGGCAGCTAGTTTTAGATTGTCTCGATTGTGAACAAGCTCCATTTGGCAAAGGGACACTAGTTAGATTTCGTGCGCTTTTGATGTCAAAGTCTCTTGACCAGAGGATTGTGGCGAAAACAGTTGAAATGGCACATTTTCATGAAGGTTACAATCCGAAGTCGTTAAAAGTAGCCTTAGATTCAAGCCCGTTATGGGGAGCGGCACGTGTGGAAGACACGTATAATTTGTTAGGTCATGCACTAAGGAAAGCATTATTCGTAATAGCTCAGAATTATGAACAGGACGATTCTGGTGTTACAGGCGTTACAGCGACTATCGGTGCAGAAATCATCACGGGAACGAGCCTGAAAGCTGCCTTAGATTTAGATTGGGATGACCCGGAAGCTCGTAATGTTGCACTATCTACAATATTGCAAACATTAGACTCAGTTGAGTCTTGGGTCAAACAAAAAACTGATTTGGATGAAAAAACAAGCACTCAAGTCAACAAGAGCATTGAAGATGCGAGGCAAATTGAATCACAAGATGTTGAGGAGAAATCTGATGGCTCCCCAAAGCTCCGTAAAGGTGTTGCTAAAGATAGACGCATTTCAATTGAGGATGAGGATATGCGTCATGGTCGTAAAAGTCGCAGCCAAAAAATTGATGGTTACAAACGTCATATTTTCAAAGACTTAGAATTGCAAATGGTAAGAGCTGTTGGTGTTACCAGAGCAAACGAACCAGAAGCATCTGTAACTATGGCAATTGAGTTCGACTTAAATGCCCAGAACGTAACAACTCTTGACATCAAAGAGCTACATATTGACCGTGCATATTTAGCTAGTCATTGGGTTAAACAACGCACACCTGATATGACTATTATTTGCAAGGCATGGAAAGTCCGCAACGGTAATTTTTTTGATAAAAATGCCTTTGTTCTGGATTGGGAAAATCATTTCATTCGCTGTCCCAATGGAGTTAGTTTACCCTTTAATGAGGGGACTGTTGTCCACTTCCCCAAACACGAATGTCAAACCTGTCCTTTACGCTCTCAATGTACAGAGAGTAAGCAAGGTCGCAGTATCTCTATTCACCCTGACGAGTCTCTACTTGTAGAGCTACGGGAACGTCAAACTACACAGAGTGGACGTGAGAAACTCCGCGAGCGCGTTAGTGTTGAGCATAGTTTAGCTCATATTGGTCAGTGGCAAGGAGATAAAGCTCGCTACATTGGCTTACGCAAAAACCTTTTTGACCTTCGACGTATGGCTGTTGTTCATAATCTCCACGTTCTTGCTCGTATGTTTGAAACTAATAATAAAGAAATTTCTAATTTTAATAATTCATACTCTGCCTGA
- a CDS encoding carboxypeptidase-like regulatory domain-containing protein, translating into MVFPSNEYPSPAGGNYLPSLSTEKYVIAVRKTDSKLLEIIDDEVLADLKDRKSELGKAMEKIELFEKGQNLNTNIFQQTFTPDPKPIPSPTPIPNWWENATVIAAIIAAFATIMTAILNPQLIGNILNWIKGKKSSQQIVTGRVLNNTNGAWIPGAKVSLEANGIPLTEFTDSEGVFEFCFQTSESKIRIRVEANGYNMYDRRIDISSPRAIHDIRLNNTI; encoded by the coding sequence GTGGTTTTCCCCTCTAACGAATATCCTTCCCCTGCTGGAGGAAATTATCTACCTTCCTTAAGCACAGAAAAATATGTTATCGCAGTGAGAAAAACAGATTCTAAATTGCTTGAAATTATTGATGATGAAGTTTTAGCTGATTTAAAAGATCGTAAATCAGAACTAGGAAAGGCTATGGAGAAAATAGAGTTATTTGAAAAAGGTCAAAATCTAAATACAAATATTTTTCAACAAACTTTTACACCAGATCCAAAACCGATACCTTCTCCTACACCCATACCTAATTGGTGGGAGAACGCCACTGTTATAGCTGCAATAATCGCTGCGTTTGCAACGATTATGACTGCAATCTTGAATCCACAACTTATTGGAAACATTTTGAATTGGATAAAGGGTAAAAAATCATCTCAACAAATAGTCACTGGACGTGTTCTAAATAATACAAATGGCGCATGGATACCAGGAGCAAAAGTCAGCCTTGAAGCAAATGGGATTCCACTAACTGAATTTACAGATTCAGAGGGCGTATTTGAATTTTGTTTTCAAACTTCCGAAAGTAAGATTAGAATACGTGTTGAGGCAAACGGCTATAATATGTATGATAGGCGGATAGATATTTCTTCTCCCAGAGCAATACACGATATTAGGTTGAATAATACGATTTGA
- a CDS encoding ATP-dependent Clp protease ATP-binding subunit, with protein MFEHFTSQAIRVIMLAQEEARRLGHNFVGTEQILLGLIGEGNGVAAKVLVDLGVTLKDARREVEKIIGRGSGFVPPEIPFTPKVKSLFEQAFKEARSLGNNYISTEHLLLGLTEAGEGVAAKVLQNLGIDLSEVRTAVIRRLGDDVAVAPGAGASSGGQRRNQQSLMLEEFGKNLTKLAQEGKLDPVVGRANEIERAVQILGRRTKNNPVLIGEPGVGKTAIAEGLAQRIVNQDVPEILLGKQVVSLDMGLMVAGTRFRGDFEERLKKVMEEIRTEGNIILVIDEIHTLVGAGGVEGGMDAANIMKPALARGELQCLGATTLNEYRNIERDAALERRFQPILVGEPSVEETIHILQGLRSVYEQHHRVTITDEALQAAAELSDRYISDRFLPDKAIDLIDEAGSRVRLRNSQISQSRELKRQLRSLSKEKDEAVRVQDFEKAGQLRDKEIELEGQIQAESSDYNNNPIVNEEDIAQIVASWTGVPVNKLTESESEMLMHLEDTLHQRLIGQEQAVTAVSRAVRRARVGLKNPNRPIASFIFSGPTGVGKTELAKSLAAYFFGAEDAMIRLDMSEFMERHTVSKLIGSPPGYVGYEEGGQLTEAVRRKPYTVILFDEIEKAHPDVFNMLLQLLDDGHLTDAKGRKVDFKNTLIILTSNIGSKVIEKGGGGIGFQFDDASEASYNRIKTLVNEELKNFFRPEFLNRLDDIIVFTQLNKDEVKQIAEIMLLDVGSRLKERGIILQVSDRFKERVVQEGYDPSYGARPLRRAIMRLLEDSLAEAMLSGQIVDGDTALIDVDDDGKVKVIKSESRELLLASI; from the coding sequence ATGTTTGAACACTTCACTTCCCAAGCCATTCGGGTAATCATGTTAGCTCAGGAGGAAGCTCGTCGCCTGGGTCATAACTTTGTCGGTACAGAGCAAATTCTCCTGGGGCTGATTGGAGAAGGAAACGGGGTTGCTGCTAAAGTACTCGTTGATTTGGGTGTCACACTCAAAGACGCACGCCGCGAAGTCGAAAAAATTATTGGTAGGGGTTCTGGTTTCGTACCACCTGAGATTCCTTTTACTCCTAAAGTTAAAAGTCTATTTGAGCAAGCTTTTAAAGAAGCGCGATCGCTTGGCAACAATTACATTAGTACTGAACATTTATTATTAGGTTTAACTGAAGCCGGAGAAGGCGTAGCCGCTAAGGTTTTACAAAATCTAGGTATCGATTTATCTGAAGTTCGGACTGCTGTAATTCGCCGTCTAGGCGATGATGTAGCTGTTGCCCCAGGCGCAGGTGCTAGCAGCGGTGGGCAACGCCGTAACCAACAAAGTCTGATGCTGGAAGAGTTTGGCAAAAATCTCACCAAACTAGCACAGGAAGGTAAATTAGACCCAGTTGTCGGACGGGCAAACGAAATAGAACGCGCCGTCCAAATACTTGGTCGGCGCACCAAAAACAATCCGGTATTGATTGGTGAACCGGGTGTAGGCAAAACAGCGATCGCTGAAGGGCTAGCACAACGTATTGTCAACCAAGATGTACCAGAGATTCTCTTAGGGAAACAGGTTGTCAGCCTCGATATGGGCTTAATGGTGGCGGGAACCCGCTTCCGTGGCGACTTTGAAGAACGCCTAAAAAAAGTAATGGAAGAAATCCGTACCGAGGGAAATATCATCCTCGTAATCGATGAAATCCATACCTTAGTAGGTGCAGGTGGTGTTGAAGGCGGTATGGATGCCGCTAACATCATGAAACCAGCCCTAGCAAGGGGTGAACTTCAATGTTTGGGTGCCACAACCCTGAATGAGTATCGCAACATCGAACGGGATGCAGCTTTAGAAAGACGCTTCCAACCGATTTTGGTGGGTGAACCTTCAGTAGAAGAAACCATTCATATTTTGCAGGGTTTGCGCTCTGTTTATGAACAGCATCACCGCGTCACCATTACCGATGAGGCACTGCAAGCAGCGGCAGAACTATCAGATCGTTACATAAGCGATCGCTTCCTCCCTGACAAGGCGATAGACTTGATCGATGAAGCTGGTTCCCGCGTCCGCTTACGCAATTCGCAAATTTCCCAAAGCCGCGAACTCAAGCGCCAACTACGCTCACTCAGCAAGGAAAAAGACGAAGCTGTCCGCGTTCAAGACTTCGAGAAGGCTGGACAACTACGGGACAAAGAAATCGAACTGGAAGGGCAAATTCAAGCCGAATCCAGCGACTACAACAATAATCCCATTGTCAACGAGGAAGATATCGCCCAAATCGTGGCTTCCTGGACAGGGGTACCCGTCAACAAACTAACCGAGTCGGAATCAGAGATGCTGATGCATCTAGAAGATACCCTACATCAACGGTTAATTGGACAGGAACAAGCAGTCACAGCCGTCTCCCGTGCCGTTCGTCGTGCCCGCGTCGGCTTGAAGAACCCCAATCGACCCATCGCTAGCTTTATCTTCTCAGGACCTACTGGTGTGGGTAAAACTGAATTGGCGAAGTCCTTGGCAGCCTACTTCTTTGGTGCCGAAGATGCGATGATTCGTTTAGATATGTCCGAGTTTATGGAGCGTCATACCGTTTCCAAACTCATCGGTTCACCCCCAGGTTATGTAGGCTACGAAGAAGGTGGACAACTTACAGAAGCAGTACGCCGCAAACCCTACACAGTCATCCTGTTTGATGAAATTGAGAAGGCACACCCCGATGTGTTTAATATGCTGCTACAACTCCTTGATGATGGGCATCTTACTGATGCTAAAGGACGAAAAGTAGACTTCAAAAACACCTTGATTATCTTGACTTCTAATATTGGTTCCAAGGTAATTGAAAAAGGTGGTGGTGGTATCGGTTTCCAATTCGACGATGCATCGGAAGCTAGTTACAACCGGATCAAAACCCTGGTGAACGAAGAACTGAAGAACTTCTTCCGTCCCGAATTCCTCAACCGTCTTGACGATATTATCGTCTTCACACAGTTGAATAAGGACGAAGTGAAGCAAATCGCCGAAATTATGCTTCTGGATGTCGGTTCCCGTCTCAAAGAAAGAGGTATTATTCTCCAGGTTTCAGATCGCTTCAAAGAGCGAGTTGTTCAAGAAGGTTATGACCCCAGTTATGGTGCCAGACCCCTACGTCGAGCAATTATGCGCCTGTTGGAAGATTCCCTCGCTGAAGCAATGCTTTCTGGTCAAATAGTTGATGGGGATACCGCACTCATTGATGTTGATGATGATGGCAAGGTGAAGGTTATTAAGTCTGAGAGTCGAGAGTTACTTTTAGCAAGTATCTAA
- a CDS encoding DUF3288 family protein, protein MNKDQEHPQYAKDRPTVESLVVAEPTDLNLAELARLRVRYHGFPGARDIQTYLDQVMQRWGLTEDELFAKTRAIHQVGGMYKTRGKKEEQDWN, encoded by the coding sequence ATGAACAAAGACCAAGAGCATCCCCAATATGCAAAAGACCGTCCAACTGTAGAAAGCCTAGTTGTTGCAGAGCCGACTGATCTAAATCTAGCAGAATTAGCGCGATTGCGTGTGCGTTACCATGGTTTTCCTGGTGCTAGAGATATTCAAACCTATTTGGATCAAGTGATGCAGCGCTGGGGTTTGACAGAAGATGAGTTATTTGCCAAAACCCGCGCTATTCATCAGGTTGGAGGAATGTATAAAACTCGTGGGAAGAAGGAAGAACAAGATTGGAACTAG
- a CDS encoding alpha/beta fold hydrolase, with protein sequence MFPNFLPSTATKLTEESSIAIAQNIQQAKITIESISQVISTTYIEQKSGNSDKCFLLIHGFDSSVLEFRRLLPLLAINHHVWAVDLLGFGFTERPTGIKYDVNAIKTHLYEFWKTHINQPIILVGASMGGAAALDFTLTYPEVVEKLILIDSAGLVASSPLVKFMFPPLGYFATEFLRNPKIRQSISSAAYKNKELASLDAQICAALHLQLPNWSQALIAFTKSGGYNAFKGERLSQIKQQTLILWGDSDRILGIKDGEKFQQAIPNSKLIWIPDCGHVPHLEQPQITSQHILEFSQEIK encoded by the coding sequence ATGTTTCCGAACTTTTTACCCAGCACTGCTACCAAATTAACTGAAGAATCCTCAATTGCGATCGCTCAAAACATCCAGCAGGCTAAAATCACTATTGAGTCCATTAGTCAAGTTATTTCTACAACCTACATTGAGCAAAAATCAGGAAATAGTGACAAGTGCTTCCTCTTAATTCATGGTTTTGATAGTTCGGTACTGGAATTTCGCCGTCTACTGCCATTACTTGCAATTAATCACCATGTCTGGGCGGTTGATTTATTGGGATTTGGCTTCACCGAACGTCCTACAGGCATCAAATATGATGTTAACGCAATTAAAACTCATCTTTATGAATTCTGGAAAACCCACATTAATCAGCCAATTATTTTAGTTGGTGCTTCCATGGGTGGAGCTGCTGCCCTTGATTTTACTTTGACTTACCCGGAAGTGGTGGAAAAACTTATTTTAATCGATAGTGCTGGGTTAGTAGCTAGTTCACCCCTTGTTAAGTTTATGTTTCCCCCTTTGGGCTACTTTGCTACTGAGTTTTTACGCAATCCCAAAATTCGCCAAAGTATTTCTAGCGCAGCATACAAAAATAAAGAGTTAGCCTCCCTTGATGCCCAAATTTGTGCGGCTTTACATCTACAGCTACCCAATTGGAGTCAAGCTTTAATTGCTTTTACCAAAAGTGGTGGTTATAACGCTTTTAAAGGAGAACGGCTATCACAGATTAAACAGCAAACCCTTATATTATGGGGTGATTCCGATAGAATTCTGGGAATTAAAGATGGAGAAAAGTTTCAACAAGCCATTCCCAACAGTAAATTAATTTGGATTCCAGACTGTGGGCATGTGCCGCATTTAGAACAACCACAAATTACATCTCAACATATTCTCGAATTTTCTCAAGAAATTAAGTAA
- a CDS encoding tetratricopeptide repeat protein has translation MRIERATLLLEQSRYEMAEKELRLALVESPSDASAHALLGLCLSYQKQYQEATQAAETAISLAPDMPFPHYILAYILCDRRQLELAEKSVMEAIRLNPYQDAYFALLARCKYNRKLWDEALLAANQGLIIDAENVECLNYRALCLSQLGRGEEALTTVEGAISISPEDATSYASSGWILLSHGKSPDKALEYFREALRLNPNLEWARQGVIEALKAQNPVYRMILRYFLWSSRLTQRNRWIFAVGLYFAIRLLLAGLNQAGFSQLVAVVAAVYLIFVILTWVADPLFTLLLRFNKFGRLALSKTEIQQSNWWAACFGVAIASLILWIYTNNTSALISAIACCLLLIPTAAMFHCEAGWTKNAMGIYTGVLVILGLITIVLSMFSKSLWLIPMVAFLVGAIASSWVATWLTGIKPKK, from the coding sequence GTGAGAATCGAACGAGCAACATTATTATTAGAACAATCTCGTTATGAGATGGCAGAAAAGGAACTTAGACTGGCTTTGGTAGAGTCTCCAAGTGACGCATCTGCTCATGCACTGCTGGGGTTATGCTTAAGTTATCAGAAACAGTACCAGGAAGCGACACAAGCAGCGGAAACTGCTATTTCCCTGGCACCTGATATGCCATTTCCCCACTATATACTTGCCTATATTTTATGCGATCGCCGTCAGTTGGAATTGGCGGAAAAATCAGTGATGGAGGCTATCCGTCTCAATCCTTACCAAGATGCCTATTTTGCCCTGTTGGCACGGTGTAAGTATAATCGGAAACTTTGGGATGAGGCACTACTGGCAGCAAACCAAGGATTGATAATAGATGCAGAAAACGTTGAGTGCTTAAATTATCGGGCTTTGTGTTTGTCACAGTTGGGCAGGGGTGAGGAAGCTTTAACCACAGTTGAGGGTGCTATTTCCATTTCCCCTGAAGATGCAACTTCCTATGCTAGTAGTGGTTGGATTTTGCTATCCCACGGGAAATCACCTGATAAAGCTTTGGAATATTTCCGTGAAGCTTTGCGTCTGAATCCAAATTTGGAATGGGCACGTCAGGGAGTAATTGAAGCCCTGAAAGCCCAAAATCCGGTATATCGGATGATTTTACGCTACTTTTTGTGGTCATCCCGCCTGACTCAGCGCAACAGGTGGATATTCGCGGTGGGTTTGTATTTTGCGATTCGCTTATTATTAGCAGGATTAAATCAAGCTGGTTTTTCTCAACTTGTAGCTGTAGTTGCCGCAGTTTATCTAATTTTTGTGATTTTAACCTGGGTTGCCGACCCTTTATTTACACTACTGTTACGTTTCAACAAATTTGGTAGATTAGCACTGAGCAAAACAGAAATCCAACAATCCAACTGGTGGGCAGCTTGCTTTGGAGTTGCGATCGCATCTTTAATTCTGTGGATATATACCAATAATACTAGCGCGTTGATTAGTGCGATCGCTTGCTGCCTACTGTTGATTCCCACTGCGGCAATGTTCCACTGTGAAGCCGGATGGACAAAAAATGCAATGGGGATTTATACAGGTGTTTTAGTTATTTTGGGGTTGATCACCATAGTCTTATCAATGTTCAGCAAGTCATTGTGGCTCATACCAATGGTAGCTTTTCTCGTGGGCGCGATCGCATCCAGTTGGGTAGCTACTTGGTTAACCGGAATTAAACCTAAAAAGTAA
- a CDS encoding toxin-antitoxin system HicB family antitoxin gives MGTLTIRLPDDKHTRLKELAQSRGISINKLIEELSTIALAEFDTHTRFKAMAATGNREEGLKILAKLDDLTK, from the coding sequence ATGGGTACTTTAACTATCCGTTTACCAGACGACAAACACACAAGATTAAAAGAACTGGCTCAATCCAGGGGAATAAGCATCAATAAACTAATTGAAGAATTATCTACCATCGCTTTAGCAGAATTTGATACCCATACTAGATTTAAAGCAATGGCTGCAACCGGAAACCGGGAAGAAGGCTTAAAAATATTGGCAAAACTTGACGATTTGACAAAATAA
- a CDS encoding putative toxin-antitoxin system toxin component, PIN family, producing MPIKIVIDTSVFISALIGSTGPSRELIRRCLQGEYLPLMGNALFSEYESVIQRPEIIAKCPLSLTEISALLASLMSVSQWVSIYYLWRPNLKDEADNHLIELAVAGNAEIIATNNIKDFQSAELLFPNLSILKPEEIIRS from the coding sequence ATGCCAATTAAGATTGTGATCGATACCAGCGTCTTTATTAGCGCTCTTATTGGCTCAACCGGACCAAGTAGAGAACTAATTCGACGCTGTTTGCAAGGCGAATATTTGCCTTTGATGGGAAACGCTTTATTTTCTGAGTATGAATCAGTCATACAGCGTCCGGAAATTATAGCCAAATGTCCTTTAAGTCTCACAGAAATTTCTGCTTTGCTTGCTTCCTTGATGAGCGTCAGCCAATGGGTTTCTATTTACTACCTATGGCGACCAAATTTAAAAGATGAAGCTGACAATCACTTAATTGAGTTAGCTGTTGCTGGTAATGCAGAAATTATCGCTACTAACAACATCAAGGATTTTCAAAGTGCTGAATTGCTATTTCCGAATTTATCAATATTAAAACCCGAAGAAATCATTAGGAGCTAA
- a CDS encoding type II toxin-antitoxin system ParD family antitoxin encodes MNVSLTPELEQLVHEKVKTGRYLSASEVVREALRLLEERDRIRETRLEALRSEIAIGIKQGDNREVIDGEEVFRELREDIRQISEDK; translated from the coding sequence ATGAATGTATCACTCACACCCGAACTAGAACAATTAGTTCACGAAAAAGTCAAAACTGGTAGGTATTTGTCCGCAAGTGAAGTTGTCCGGGAAGCATTGCGGTTGTTAGAAGAACGCGATCGCATCCGGGAAACGAGACTTGAAGCACTTCGTTCGGAGATTGCTATTGGTATAAAACAAGGCGATAACAGAGAAGTTATTGATGGGGAGGAAGTATTTAGAGAATTGCGCGAAGATATCCGTCAAATATCCGAAGACAAATGA
- a CDS encoding type II toxin-antitoxin system RelE/ParE family toxin: MSRYVFTIQARLDIKEINKFIGRENTQAASRFIDAVEEKCKVLADFPNMGRSFDYLVPSLRGFSVGNYLIFIVKLKMVLKLSGF, translated from the coding sequence ATGAGTCGCTACGTTTTTACCATTCAAGCAAGGCTTGATATTAAGGAAATTAACAAATTTATTGGTCGTGAAAATACCCAAGCAGCAAGTCGTTTTATAGATGCTGTTGAGGAAAAGTGTAAGGTTTTAGCTGATTTCCCGAATATGGGACGCAGTTTCGATTATCTTGTACCATCCTTGAGAGGTTTTTCTGTTGGCAATTATCTAATTTTTATCGTCAAATTGAAAATGGTATTGAAGTTGAGCGGGTTTTGA
- a CDS encoding AbrB/MazE/SpoVT family DNA-binding domain-containing protein: MAITTITTKGQVTIPKEIRDYLNIDTGSKVDFVIDENGIVTLIPLNVPVQSLSGILHRPGMKTATLEEMEIAIKEGSSDWS, from the coding sequence ATGGCTATCACAACCATCACGACGAAAGGACAAGTAACTATTCCTAAAGAAATTAGAGACTACCTAAATATAGATACAGGTAGCAAGGTTGATTTTGTGATTGATGAAAATGGGATAGTTACACTTATTCCGTTGAATGTTCCTGTTCAAAGCTTATCAGGGATTTTACATCGTCCAGGAATGAAAACCGCAACTTTAGAAGAAATGGAGATAGCAATTAAAGAAGGTTCAAGTGATTGGAGTTGA
- a CDS encoding PIN domain-containing protein, with amino-acid sequence MIGVDTNILVRYLTKDDEQQWQKAVGIIEGGEQCFITNIVLCELVWVLRGKPYEFSREEIGKTIEMMLQCAVFELENCSVVYQALHRFQRGKADFSDYLIGAIAQQFGCSKTVTFDRKLADDKGFKLLER; translated from the coding sequence GTGATTGGAGTTGATACAAATATTTTAGTGCGCTACCTGACTAAAGATGATGAGCAGCAGTGGCAGAAAGCTGTGGGAATTATCGAAGGGGGAGAGCAATGTTTTATTACTAATATAGTCCTGTGTGAATTAGTTTGGGTTTTGCGCGGTAAGCCTTATGAATTCAGTAGGGAAGAAATCGGTAAAACTATAGAAATGATGCTGCAATGTGCAGTTTTTGAGTTAGAAAATTGTTCTGTAGTTTATCAAGCATTGCACCGTTTTCAGCGAGGAAAAGCTGATTTTTCCGACTATTTGATTGGCGCGATCGCACAACAATTTGGTTGTAGTAAAACGGTAACATTCGATCGAAAGTTAGCAGATGATAAAGGATTTAAGTTGTTGGAGCGATAA
- a CDS encoding type II toxin-antitoxin system VapC family toxin: MRVINKIFVDTLFVVALINQRDQYYQRASELADRLEAHPLITTDSVLLEIGNALARNYKNEAVEIIEHFLISDDIEIVQLTPELFAQAFTLYKTHQDKGWGLVDCISFVVMKQAGVSQALTFDQHFVQAGFQALMR, translated from the coding sequence ATGAGGGTGATAAATAAAATCTTTGTTGATACGTTATTTGTGGTAGCACTAATTAATCAGCGTGACCAATATTACCAACGAGCTTCCGAATTAGCCGATAGATTAGAAGCTCACCCTTTAATTACAACTGATTCAGTACTATTAGAAATTGGTAATGCACTAGCACGCAACTATAAAAATGAAGCTGTTGAAATTATTGAGCATTTTTTGATCTCAGATGATATAGAAATTGTGCAACTCACTCCAGAATTATTTGCACAAGCATTCACGCTTTACAAAACCCATCAAGACAAAGGATGGGGTTTAGTTGATTGCATTTCGTTTGTAGTTATGAAGCAAGCAGGAGTTAGTCAAGCTTTGACTTTTGATCAGCATTTTGTACAAGCAGGGTTTCAGGCTTTGATGAGATAA
- a CDS encoding pentapeptide repeat-containing protein, which translates to MCKKKTKFIYVLKFDFTNDMDSATDELDSPLERLQNSFDRIEEKYSTKRSWLEEEYECIVEAKKHEITPADYRNLREIYQKCGSSKKPRAINTTIFWRNLALIIASLPFLGGAIKYVWEGDNRERQLSLNAWSAINTAVGQEHNGGRRQALEYLHKKQDGLVGLTAPRANLKKVKLKGADLRDSTLCVANFENANLQKVNFGGSYLQIAVFRKADLKEVKFTDADISGANFTEAINLTAEQVKDAKDESWKRAVYDVELAQKLGISEKEMKANKDKQSKIPLIKLCRSPQS; encoded by the coding sequence ATGTGTAAAAAAAAAACTAAATTTATTTACGTACTTAAGTTTGATTTTACTAACGATATGGATTCTGCTACTGATGAACTTGATTCGCCGTTGGAAAGGTTACAAAATAGCTTTGATCGTATTGAAGAAAAATATTCAACTAAGAGAAGTTGGCTGGAAGAAGAATATGAATGTATAGTCGAAGCGAAAAAGCATGAAATAACTCCTGCCGACTATCGCAATCTCAGAGAAATTTATCAAAAATGTGGATCTAGCAAGAAACCAAGAGCTATAAATACCACTATATTTTGGAGGAACTTGGCTCTAATTATCGCAAGTTTACCTTTTTTGGGTGGAGCAATTAAGTATGTATGGGAAGGAGATAATAGAGAGAGACAATTAAGTTTAAATGCTTGGTCGGCTATTAACACCGCAGTTGGTCAAGAGCATAATGGAGGAAGAAGGCAAGCACTTGAGTATTTACATAAAAAACAAGATGGTTTAGTCGGTTTAACAGCACCGAGAGCAAATCTTAAGAAAGTTAAACTGAAAGGGGCTGATCTTCGTGACTCCACTTTATGCGTGGCTAACTTTGAAAATGCAAATTTGCAGAAAGTAAATTTTGGTGGTTCCTATTTGCAAATCGCAGTTTTCAGAAAAGCTGATCTAAAAGAAGTTAAATTTACAGATGCAGATATTTCAGGTGCTAATTTTACAGAAGCAATAAACTTGACTGCTGAACAAGTAAAGGATGCTAAAGATGAGAGTTGGAAACGAGCAGTATATGACGTTGAATTGGCTCAGAAACTAGGCATATCGGAAAAAGAGATGAAAGCAAATAAAGATAAGCAAAGCAAGATTCCATTAATAAAACTATGCCGATCTCCCCAATCGTGA